The Daucus carota subsp. sativus chromosome 7, DH1 v3.0, whole genome shotgun sequence genome window below encodes:
- the LOC108193157 gene encoding protein BONZAI 1: protein MGNCFSQAHRGRPAIGGNSAAHSTHAAGPSHSLTSYRGFVSQIELSLSASDLCDYGVLPKSNPVAVINVRSSDGTLQELGRTEVVPKSFNPKWTTKHIITYYFEVVQTLVFHLYNVDEQFQNLEVKMLKLDELQFLGEATCVLSEIISKSNRSITIDLVDSIRTSHHGKSGHLTISAEECADSKITTELVLRCLDLECEDLFGRTDPFLVISKCLDNGILLPICRTEVLNNDQSPVWEPVSLNIQQVGSKETSLLIECFNDNSNGRHDLIGKAEKSIADIENLHRARKGVQLYLPNNAGNNHQEKVLKSQLYVDRISETVQPTFLDYMTGGWELNFMVAIDFTASNGNPRLPDSLHYIDPSGRHNAYQKTISDVGEVLQFYDSAKRFPAWGFGARPIDGPVSHCFNLNGSSNYCEVEGIQGILKAYTSALYNVSLAGPTLFGPVITAASLIASQSLGNNHHKYYVLLIVTDGVITDLQETKDVLVKASDLPLSILIVGVGGADFKEMEIFDADKSGRVESTTGLVASRDMVHFVPFRDVRSGELSPVQSLLADLPSQFLTYTRTKSIYPYP, encoded by the exons ATGGGAAACTGCTTCTCCCAAGCTCACCGTGGCCGCCCAGCCATCGGTGGCAACTCAGCCGCTCACTCTACTCACGCCGCTGGCCCTAGCCACTCCCTCACTTCATACCGTGGCTTCGTCTCGCAGATCGAG TTATCGTTATCTGCTTCAGACCTGTGTGACTATGGCGTGCTCCCGAAG agTAATCCTGTTGCAGTTATTAATGTAAGGAGTAGTGACGGCACACTTCAAGAGCTTGGCCGAACAGAAGTAGTACCTAAATCATTTAATCCTAAGTGGACCACAAAGCACATTATTACCTATTATTTTGAGGTGGTTCAGACTTTGGT GTTCCATCTGTATAATGTGGACGAACAGTTTCAGAATCTGGAAGTAAAG ATGCTTAAACTGGATGAATTGCAATTTCTTGGCGAGGCTACATGTGTCTTGTCTGAG ATAATCTCCAAATCAAACAGGTCAATAACCATAGATCTAGTAGATTCTATCAGAACAAGCCATCACGGAAAGTCTGGTCACCTCACTATCTCTGCCGAAGAATGTGCCGACTCAAAGATTACTACAGAGTTGGTATTGAGGTGTCTGGATTTGGAATGTGAAGATCTTTTTGGAAGAACT GATCCTTTTTTGGTGATCTCAAAATGTTTGGATAATGGAATTCTACTCCCTATATGTAGAACCGAAGTTTTAAACAATGATCAAAGCCCAGTCTGGGAACCTGTATCTCTGAACATTCAACAAGTTGGAAGCAAG GAAACTTCTCTACTTATAGAATGCTTCAACGATAATAGCAATGGGAGGCATGACTTGATTGG AAAAGCCGAGAAATCGATAGCCGACATTGAGAACCTGCATCGTGCTAGGAAAGGGGTGCAACTATACTTGCCTAACAATGCTGGCAACAATCATCAAGAAAAG GTTTTAAAAAGCCAGTTATACGTAGATAGGATCTCTGAAACTGTGCAACCTACTTTCTTGGATTATATGACTGGTGGCTGGGAACTGAACTTCATGGTAGCCATTGACTTCACAG CCTCAAATGGAAATCCACGGCTTCCAGATTCCCTGCATTACATCGATCCATCTGGAAGACATAATGCATACCAGAAA ACAATTTCAGATGTTGGAGAGGTATTGCAGTTTTATGACTCAGCGAAGCGGTTTCCTGCTTGGGGATTTGGAGCAAGGCCAATTGATGGCCCTGTTTCTCATTGCTTTAACTTAAATGGAAGCAGTAATTACTGTGAG GTTGAAGGAATTCAAGGAATTCTGAAGGCATATACAAGTGCACTTTATAACGTTTCACTTGCAGGACCGAccctatttggaccagttattACTGCTGCCTCGTTGATAGCTAGTCAGTCTCTTGGGAATAACCATCACAAGTATTATGTTTTACTAATTGTTACG GACGGTGTTATAACAGATCTCCAAGAAACAAAAGATGTCCTTGTGAAGGCATCTGATCTTCCTTTGTCaattcttatagttggtgttgGGGGAGCCGATTTTAAGGAAATGGAG ATTTTTGATGCAGATAAAAGCGGTAGAGTTGAAAGTACAACTGGGCTAGTAGCTTCGCGTGATATGGTGCATTTTGTTCCATTCAGGGATGTACGGA GTGGAGAACTCTCTCCTGTTCAATCGCTTCTAGCTGATTTACCATCCCAATTCTTGACTTACACACGAACAAAAAGTATTTACCCATACCCCTAA